The genomic DNA TCGCAGGCCGAACAGCAAAAGACCATCGACCAGCTGCGGGGAACGCTGATGGAGGAAAGCCAGACAGCAAATGATCCGGCCCCCGGCTGGCGGGTACGGCATGCTCAAAGTAACTGGCTGTTCTTGCGCATGCGCAACCGGGGCCTCGGTATGGCCACGACCTCCGCCACCTTCTTCTGGAGCCCGGCAGCCACCTTCATTCCCCCGGAGCGCTGGTGCGAAGTGGGTTCAGCACAGCCCAAGGCGGTACAGCAGGGAGACCGGCTGACCGTCATGCAGCATGTCGCCTGGAATCCTGCGCCTTCACCGCCGACAGCGGAGCCCGACTCCATCTGGGATACTTCCGACGCCACGCCGCCCCACCCGAATCCCACCCACAATTGCAGCCTGCTGGCAGTGCTGCATCCGGCTCTCGAGCCTCCAGTCGATGCCCATACCTGGCCTCCACAGCATTCAGCCCCCCATATCCCTCCCAGCGGCTCGTACTTCGACTGGGCCGCCTACCGGGAGTTCCTCCGGCGGCCTGATGTCGGCTGGCGCAACATCTACCAAGTGCTGGCCGGTAAACCCATCCGCCGGCTGGCGTTCTACATCGCGGGCACGCCGGATCGCGAACGCCACTTCGACCTGGAGGTTCTGCAGCGCCTGCCCAAAGACGCCAAGGTGAGGCTCAAGCTCAACGCCGGCCTGGCCAGCAAGCTGCGTCAGCGCCAGCCCCTCCTGGCCGGCGCCTCCCCGACGACCCTCGAGCTGCTGCAGCGGCCCCGAGTACGTTTCAGCCGCCTCTGCCTGGCCGCTGGCCTCTACGCACCGGCGTTGCTGGAAGTCGAGGCTCCAGCAGGTTCGATTCTCTACGGCCACAGCGTGGCCATCCGCCAGCTGTGGCGGGGTGAAGAGGTCGGCCGGGTCACCTGGTTCTTCAAGAGCTGAGCGGCTCTCCCCATCCAACATTGGGGCACCTCCGCCGGCGTCCCGCAGCTCCTTGCGGGGCGCCGGCGGGAACTGCAAGCCATCGAATAGCAGCTCGTCACAGCCTCGTCATCCCCTCGACTTGCACTTCCGTAGTCATCTTGCTATAACAATTAGCGCATCGACGCACTATCTTTTTAACTAACATGATTTGCGGAGGACGAACATGAAACGGTTCCTGTTCTGGGCCCTGACCATGGCCCTGTTCTGTACCCTGCTGCCCACGGCAGCCAACGCACAAACCAACGAATTGATCTTTGACTGGCCGGTGGGCCAGACCAACGGCAATGACGTGGTGCCCGGCTACGGCTTCGAAGTGCTGCAAAGCTACGGCAACCACTACGACTGCATCGACTACGACAACGGGGAGTGGGTGATCATCCGCGAGGTGAATCAATTCTGCTCCAACCCGCCCTGCTACTACTGCGGACGCTTTCATGGCGACAAGGGAACGCCCGAGGTCACCGGCTACGGCTACCGCGTCCACGCCGGTCTCGACCTGGTGGCGGAAGACGGGGGCTCCGTCGGTGAATCGGTCTACGCCGCCGCCGACGGCGTGGTGGACTGCGTGGAAACGCCACCGAATCTCGACTACCCCGCCGGTGTCGTGGTGGTCAAGCACACCCTGCCGGACGCCAGCAACCTCTACACCATGTACGGTCACATCGACAACATCGCTGTCAGCGAGACCGACGACGTCGACCGCGGAGACCTCATCGGCACCATCGCCGACCAGAGCCTGCCCCACCTGCACTACGAGATTCGCACCTTCGACGAGAACGGCATCGACCTGTGCGCTGGCGACGGCTACAGCCAGCCCGGTGAGGACAATCCCAACACCGAGGGCTATCGCGATCCGGCGGCGACCTACTTCGACGAGGATCACCGCCCCGAGCTGCCCATCACCGTCACCATCAACACCGACACCGCCAACCTGCGGGCAGAGCCGAAGATCGCCGGCGATCTGCTGACCACCGCCAGCGAAGACATGCGCCTACCGGCCCTCGAGCTCGCTGCCGACGCCGACGGTGTCTCTGGCCGTTATTGGTACAAGGTACGGGTCGATCAGGCCAACGAAGGCTATGTGGCCGCCTACGACGTGCCCGGCTGGAGCGGCGACATCCTGGCGGTGGAGCGCACCCGCCCGGACACCATCGATCCGGACAACTGCACCTGCTCCTGGGGTGTCGACTCCAACAGCAGCCCGATCCCGGACGCCAACACCTTCTGCCACTTCGAGGTCTGCGGCAACGACGACCAGTTCTACCGCTGTAACTCCTGGGGCTGGAGCGCGCTGGGCAAGGTCGACAACACCGACTGCGAGATGCCCGAGCCGCTGGACATGAACTGCACCTGCTACAACGGCGTGCGCTATGACGGCAGCCCCATTGATCCCGGCTCGACCTATTGCGGTATGCAGGTCTGTGGTGCTGACGACCAGTACTACACCTGCGAGACCGGTGGCTGGGCCTACCAGGGCGGCGGCCCCTGCGCCCCCTAGCAGCCACTGCGGAATCGATAGCTCTGTCTACGGCGAGCGTGGCCGGCGTGCCGCGCTCGCCGTTTTTTTTTCTATTCAGACTCCTCCCCCGAGGGGTAGTGGAACCTCCTACCCGCACTGGGGTTGAGCCGGCTCCTGAGGCCTGAGAGGCTATCGTCAGGGGTTGGTGTTTCCCAATCACCTCAGGCCCGTTCTTCCATCCCATGCAACGCCGTCCGCTGGCGGCAAGGAGGGATTTCAATGACCGTCAACCACGACAAGAAAGCCGACCTGGCAGGCCCGGGCATCGGTGATTACACCGAGCTGGAGAAGGTCCTGCCAGCGAATTACCGCTCCGTCCTGACCCCCAAGGAGACCCAGCTCGCCATCACTGCCGTCAAGGAGCACGTCGAGCAGGGACTGGCCCGGGAGCTCAACCTGATGCGCGTAACGGTGCCGCTCATCGTCGACTCCCAAAGCGGGGTCAACGACTTCCTCGACCGCGACGGCTCGCGCACGCCGGTGGAGTTCCACATCAAGAACGACGGCGTCCACACCATCGACGCTCAGGTGGTGCAGGCGGCGACCAAGTGGAAGCGGCTGGCGCTGAAGCAGTTCGGGCTGGAGGTCGGAGAAGGCCTCTACACGGACATGCACGCTGTGCGCAAGGATTACTTCCTGGACCACGACCACAGCGCCTACGTCGACCAATGGGATTGGGAGCTGGCCATGTCGGAGGACCAGCGCACCCTGGACTTTCTCACCGAGGTGGTCCGCAAACTGTGGAAGGTGATCACCGGCGCCGAAGCCCGGGTCCGCGAGCTCTTCCCCCAGCTCGCCGACAACGGAATGCCGCCGCTACCGCAGGAGCTCACCTTCCTGCACGCCGAAGAGATCCTCGAGCGCTTTCCCAATCTGCCGCGCAAGCAGCGCGAGACGGCGATCCTCCAGGAGCACCCGGCGATCTTCATCTACGGCATCGGCTGGACCCTGGCGGACGGCTATCCCCACGAGCTGCGAGCCCCGGACTACGACGATTGGGTCACCGAGACCCGCTCCGCCGGCGGCCGCCCCATGCACGGATTGAATGGTGACATCCTGGTGTGGAATCCCCTCACCCAACGGCGCCACGAGCTCTCGTCCATGGGCATCCGCGTCGACGCTGACACCCTGCGCCAGCAGCTCGAGATCACCGGTCAGCTGGACTTCTTAGAGCTGCCCTACCACAAGGCGGTGACCAACGGTGAAGTGCCCCTCTCCATCGGCGGCGGCATCGGCCAGAGCCGGCTCTACATGCTGCTGCTGCAGAAGGCCCACCTGGGCGAGGTGAGCGTCACCGTCTGGCCGCAGATCCTCAAGGACCTGTGCCGGAAGAAGAACATCTCCGTGCTCGAGTAGCCACCCGGGTCGACGCAAATGAATCTGTGCAATATCCACTTCCACGCTCAGGCGGAGCATCGAGCCAAAGACTTTTCACTGCAGACCCCC from Acidobacteriota bacterium includes the following:
- a CDS encoding M23 family metallopeptidase → MKRFLFWALTMALFCTLLPTAANAQTNELIFDWPVGQTNGNDVVPGYGFEVLQSYGNHYDCIDYDNGEWVIIREVNQFCSNPPCYYCGRFHGDKGTPEVTGYGYRVHAGLDLVAEDGGSVGESVYAAADGVVDCVETPPNLDYPAGVVVVKHTLPDASNLYTMYGHIDNIAVSETDDVDRGDLIGTIADQSLPHLHYEIRTFDENGIDLCAGDGYSQPGEDNPNTEGYRDPAATYFDEDHRPELPITVTINTDTANLRAEPKIAGDLLTTASEDMRLPALELAADADGVSGRYWYKVRVDQANEGYVAAYDVPGWSGDILAVERTRPDTIDPDNCTCSWGVDSNSSPIPDANTFCHFEVCGNDDQFYRCNSWGWSALGKVDNTDCEMPEPLDMNCTCYNGVRYDGSPIDPGSTYCGMQVCGADDQYYTCETGGWAYQGGGPCAP
- the asnA gene encoding aspartate--ammonia ligase, whose protein sequence is MTVNHDKKADLAGPGIGDYTELEKVLPANYRSVLTPKETQLAITAVKEHVEQGLARELNLMRVTVPLIVDSQSGVNDFLDRDGSRTPVEFHIKNDGVHTIDAQVVQAATKWKRLALKQFGLEVGEGLYTDMHAVRKDYFLDHDHSAYVDQWDWELAMSEDQRTLDFLTEVVRKLWKVITGAEARVRELFPQLADNGMPPLPQELTFLHAEEILERFPNLPRKQRETAILQEHPAIFIYGIGWTLADGYPHELRAPDYDDWVTETRSAGGRPMHGLNGDILVWNPLTQRRHELSSMGIRVDADTLRQQLEITGQLDFLELPYHKAVTNGEVPLSIGGGIGQSRLYMLLLQKAHLGEVSVTVWPQILKDLCRKKNISVLE
- a CDS encoding S8 family serine peptidase, with the protein product FPSGLDPTAYAATGVGDILLLEVQRALLPTEVDEADLDAIRLATALGVTVVEAAGNGGQDLDRYQHPVTGRALNRQSSAFVDSGAVMVGAAFAALPHNRAPFSNFGTRLDCFGWGESVTSCGYGDLDGGDEPTKAYTNTFSGTSSAAPMIAGAAALLQGMHRRQTGNSLAPLPLRALLADPATGTPQGPNVAGFIGVMPDLEALVQDHLQLAPHLYLRKQPCDDGSTAGENAILGSCPDIIVFRNPIVDSASQAEQQKTIDQLRGTLMEESQTANDPAPGWRVRHAQSNWLFLRMRNRGLGMATTSATFFWSPAATFIPPERWCEVGSAQPKAVQQGDRLTVMQHVAWNPAPSPPTAEPDSIWDTSDATPPHPNPTHNCSLLAVLHPALEPPVDAHTWPPQHSAPHIPPSGSYFDWAAYREFLRRPDVGWRNIYQVLAGKPIRRLAFYIAGTPDRERHFDLEVLQRLPKDAKVRLKLNAGLASKLRQRQPLLAGASPTTLELLQRPRVRFSRLCLAAGLYAPALLEVEAPAGSILYGHSVAIRQLWRGEEVGRVTWFFKS